A single Cannabis sativa cultivar Pink pepper isolate KNU-18-1 chromosome 7, ASM2916894v1, whole genome shotgun sequence DNA region contains:
- the LOC133039795 gene encoding uncharacterized protein LOC133039795, giving the protein MSTTCRQWLPDRLFQRPEHFTGRVTYRGTGIFAKIKARFEEFNLNNTAKESRFGSFWNAVPLTFSSVLFHQLMLHKMKVDAQEELRMRFYVGRKEVRFGVLEFALITGLDFSSGPTEEEKAAQVARSGSDRLINKYFNRSDTVKTEALQLQFTNCQNPEDLYKLGLCLFVESVLLGREANALITPHILRYVEDLEFFFRIPWGKHSFARLMHSLQKDMLKQKANYEKKLSSDVQHECKYTAYGFAPAVQYWAYEAILEVGKRYGTNHGIRFPRMLSWTSKGDMGKKDISALFSRRNLEVVKGLLPRTEEEAFVRTISYDGVENLVDDVVDDTEAEAGSQVPETQVPDTQERDTQATGSEPQPSAPSSSGVRGAEYTDLVARLDRIEADTQGLYAAQAELKKAYETSHVELKGGQNVIMEQLRHILAMLNRPPTTASAPEAPSEIHLPHHQLLHPQ; this is encoded by the exons ATGTCGACTAcatgtcgaca atggctcccGGATCGATTATTCCAAAGACCCGAGCATTTCACTGGCCGGGTCACATATAGGGGCACTGGaatttttgccaaaattaaagctcggtttgaggagttcaaccttaacaacacggcgaaggaaagccgtttcgggagcttctggaatgccgtaccactgacattctcctcggtgttatttcaccagctgatgctccacaaaatgaaagtggatgctcaggaggagttgaggatgaggttttatgttggtcggaaggaggtccgattcggggtgctggagtttgcactcattacgggtttggacttctcctcggggccaacagaagaggagaaggctgcgcaggtcgcgcgctcggggtcagaccgattgatcaacaaatatttcaaccgGTCTGATACTGTGAAGACAGAAGCACTCCAACTTCAGTTCACAAACTGCCAGAAcccggaagacttgtacaagctcggcttgtgcttgtttgtggagtcagtGCTTCTGGGCCGCGAGGCCAACGCGCTGATCACGCCTCACATACTTAGATATGTGGAAgacctcgagttcttcttccggattccttgggggaagcactcattcgccagactcatgcactcgcttcagaaagacatgttgaaacagaaggccaactacgagaagaagctgAGTTCGGATGTTCAGCACGAGTGCAAATACACAGCATATGGCTTCGCACCTGCAGTCCAATATTGGGCGTACGAGGCCATTTTGGAGGTTGGCAAGAGGTATGGCACGAACCACGGGATTCGGTTCCCCAGGATGCTTAGCTGGACGAGCAAAGGCGATATGGGGAAGAAAGACATCAGcgcattattttctagacgg aatctggaagtggtgaaggggctacttccacggacagaggaggaggcatttgtgaggacaatttcttacgatggtgtggagAACCTGGTTGATGATGTTGTGGATGACACAGAGGCTGAGGCAGGTAGTCAGGTACCAGAGACTCAGGTCCCAGACACTCAGGAAAGAGACACTCAG gccactggttcagaacctcagcccagtgcaccatcttcatcaggcgttcggggtgccgagtacactgatttagtggctcggttggataggatcgaggctgacactcagggtctgtatgctgctcaggccgagctgaagaaggcatacgagaccagccatgtagagctgaagggtggtcagaacgtaattatggagcagctcagacacatattggccatgttgaatcgtccgccaaCGACAGCTTCAGCACCGGAGGCCCCAAGCGAGATCCATCTACCCCACCACCAGCTGCTTCACCCCCAGTAG